Genomic window (Ostrea edulis chromosome 9, xbOstEdul1.1, whole genome shotgun sequence):
ACATGATGAGGAATGCTGGTTCTTACCGATATTTGGTGTGTATCACCCAAAGAAACCAGATCAAGTGCGAGGAGTCTTTGATTCATCAGCGAAACACGAAGGATTCTCACTCAATGATGTCTTGTTATCGGGTCCTGATCTCACAAACAGCCTTCTTGGAGTTCTAATGCGTTTTCGGAGGGAACCTGTTGCAGTGATGGCAGATGTACAGCAGATGTTTTACTGCTTTAAAGTGAACGAAAATCATCGCAATTTTCTACGATTTTTCTGGTTCAAAGACAATAATCCTAACAACCCAATGGTTGAATACAGGATGACCGTCCATGTATTTGGCAATCGGCCATCGCCGGCAGTAGGGACTTACGGGATTCGTAGAACAGCACTGAATGCGAAAACAGAATTTGGACAAGACGTTAGAGATTTTGTGATGGACAATTTCTATGTAGACGATGGACTTATGTCGCTACCTACGGCATCCGAATCTACAAGTTTGATAAGGCGAACACAGAAAGCTTTACTGGTTGAAGGCAATATGCGGCTGCATAAGATTTCTTCGAACAGCGAGGAAGTTTTGGGTTCGTTTCCAACAGAAGATCTTGCcaaagatatgaaagatctagaGTTCGGGAAGGACCTGCTCCCAATGCAACGGAGTCTTGGTCTTAATTGGAATTTGGAtgatgacatttttttctttgaggTGACGTCAAAGAATACAGCATGCTCTAGAAGAGGAATTCTTTCCTGTGTGAATAGTATATTTGATCCCCTGGGATTCCTTGCACCTGTTGTCATAGAGGGAAAGAATATTTTGAGGACTCTTGTTCAAAGCACTATTGACTGGGATACGCCACTCTCATTAGACCAAATAGAAGTTTGGGAGCGTTGGAAAAACCCTTTAGTTCATTTGGGAAATTTGAAGATTCCTCGGACATATGCACCTATGTCTTTGGAAAACTGTGTTCACAGATCAGTCCACGTTTTTTGTGATGCCTCAGAAATGACCATTGCTGCAGTTGGTTACATCAAAATGGCGTCTCACAACAATGATCAAGTAGGATTTGTTCTAGAAAAATCGAAACTCGCTCCAACGCATGGACACTTAATTCCAAGACTGGAGCTATGTGCGGCAATATTGGCAGTAGAAGTTGGTTGTTCTATAGCAGATCACTTATTGTTACCTATCGAGGAGTTCAACTTCTATTCTGACAGTAAAGTAGTGTTAGAGTATATTTTCAACACTACACGCCGATTCTATACATATGTCACAAATCGTGTCTCATTCATCCGGAAGATGACAAAACCGAAACAGTGGAAAATCGTATCCACCGAATATAACCCTGCTGATCAAGCTACCCGTGCACTACCATCTCATCAACTGAAAGACAGTGCATGGTTGAATGGACCTCCTCATCTCGCTAAGCATGATCAGAAAGATGTTCGAGAATTTACCATGGTGGACCCTGATGCAGACAAGGAAGTGAGAACAACTGTGACTTGCTTCAAGAGTAACACTAACACAAAGACATTAGGATCTCATTACTTCCCAAAGTTTTCGACTTGGAAAAGTCTTGTGAGAACATTTGTGCTGCTCAGACACATTGCAAAGTCTATTGCTAGGCGAACAGACTGTAGAGGGTGGCATTATTGTTCAGAGTCAAACACtgtggaaaattttcaaaaggagGAGAAATTTATAATAAAGACTGTCCAGAGAGAGTATTATCCAGAAGAGGTTTGTCACTTGACACAGAAGAAACCATTACCTCCTTCAAGTTCATTGCTCTCTTTAGATGTGTTCCTAGATTCCGATGGAATATTACGAGTAGGAGGAAGATTAAATAAGAGTGGCATGCCTCGACAAGAAGTCAATCCTATTCTGATATCGGGGAAGCATCACTTAGGAATCCTACTCGTTCGCCATTTTCACAACATAGCCAAGCATCAAGGTAAAAATATCACCTCTGCTACAATTAGGATTGCAGGATTTTGGATTACCGGTTGTAAGCGTTTAGTATCGTCTGTCCTCTACAAGTGCGTAAAATGCAGGAAGCTATGTGGCAAATTTGCTTATCAGAAGATGGCCGACTTGCCCCCTGACCGGTTGGAACCAGGACCGCCCTTCACCTATATCGGTATAGATACCTTTGGACCATGGGAAGTGGTGACACGCAGAACACGAGGTGGTGTGGCAAATTCGAAACGTTGGGGTATCCTTTTCACTTGCTTGGTATGTAGAGGAGTTCACGTAGAAGTAGTAGAGGAGATGACCTCTTCATCCTTTGTCAATGCCTTCAAGCGCTTTGTCGCCATCAGAGGAAATGTCAAACAGGTGCGTTCAGACAGAGGTACCAATTTTGTGGGTGCTACTGACAGTTTGATGATCGATGCAGTGAATGTTGAAGATGGGCCGGTAAAAAACTATTTGTTTAACTCTGGAACTGTGTGGCTTTTCAATCCACCACACTCCTCCCATTTTGGAGGCGTTTGGGAACGTCTCATTGGAGTTACTAGGAGAGTATTTGACTCTATGATGATGGATATTCCAAAAGGAGGTTTGATTCACGAGGTTCTTACTACATTCTTAGCCGAAGCTTGTGCTATTGTGAACAATAGACCTCTTGTATCTGTCTCGTCAGATCCAGAAGACCCAACACCTTTGTCTCCTTCACTGATACTCACTCACAAGCCTGATGCCACGGTCACCAATGTACCTGTCTAAGGGAAGGAACTTTATCGCTCTCAGTGGAAAAGGGTTCAGCATTTATTGAACACCTTTTGGAAAAGATGGAGAACGCAGTACTTGCAAACATTGCAAAACTTCAGAAAGTGGAAAACTGAACAAAGAAATTTAGCCGTCGATGATGTAGTTCTTTTGAAGGACCATACAGAGGTTCGCAACAGTTGGTCGATGGGACGTGTGACAAAGGTGTTCCCAAGCAGCGATGGAAGAGTTCGTAAAGTTGAAGTGATGGTGTACCGTGAGGGACATTATTCGTTCTTTGTGAGACCTGTGAATGAACTTGTGGTTCTTGTATCCGAGGAGTGATGTGTTCTATGACTGTCGAATACTGTTTGATTCAATGAACTCTATTCATATTTTCAGATAAATAAGCGTTACgcatttgtgtatatatgttccTTAATAGTGATGTTAAATAACATCAGGCAGGGAGTGTTATGCCCCACACTATGGTAATTTggtaattttccatttttatctgTTCAGGAGTTATTGTTCTTTTCAATTATTGCAAAGTTTTAtttagagttatctccctttaaCGTACATTGCAGCCATCTTGTGTTTTTCAACATCTCTATAATTTGTGGCCTACTACAATGTAAGTAGCTATGCATTATATTTGTGCATTTGTAGAATTgtttttacaatatttgaatGTTGTTCCCATCGTTAATTTCattgagatattttatataacTTTAAATTTAACAGACATTTCTACGGCACGTGTCTTGGGTAGATATTGTAGTCCCTATGAGCTGGAACAATTTATTTTAGGCTTTGTGCAGTTAATTTATAGTAATGTTTGCAATCTATGTGAATTATATATGTAGTTAATGACATATTTCCTGCAATTTTGTTGATAAGTATTTATATAAAGTAAACCCCTATTTGTCAGAAAAAGTTATGGAAAGCACTTGGTGTCATTATgtatttttcttgaatttttctAATGTATGGTGTGCCATTATAGATATTATTCCAAAATGTAATTTCATTCTTTGTACTTTTACAGCCTTTTaccacactcacacacacatcTACTCAGCCTCATCTTCATGTATTATGGAATACATCACTGGGAGAAATAAATATTCAGAATTTGTATTGGAGTAACTGTGTACTTGGTGAATGGTTATACTACTGCCTCCGGGGCAGAACAATTTGCACTATTGCGAAAATATGCGAGTTTTTCCGAAATCTAGATCACCTCGACTCTTGATTGCAATGCGTATTCCAAGTATATTCATGATCAAgacaagttacgtcccttttctgaagtgaaagtagaatttcGTGAGTGGTGATTTGGATATTTTGAGCTGGTTTAAGTCTTTAAATCAACTAGAATTTTCCATTTGATACTTAAGTGTTTGTCGGAGACCGTTATGCTCTCGATGGGTAGCTTTCAATGATGATGTATCAGTGGATTTACATTGCGATCGTGATTACAACAGGGAGAACTTGTATGCAAAAACTTCTGAGAAGATTAGCCGAAAAAGAAACGCACAGGTGGCATTAAATGTGTCCAATGCTGTTGTCATAACAATTCAGATCCGTAAGTACTTTACTATCATTCATTTTGCCTCAGTTTGTAAAATAACTAGACagtaaacaaatatattatatagttTATCCAATTCCATATGCAATTCACCGTTGAATATAAACTTCAAGCAAAATCTTGTACATGAGAAATGCCTGTGCCGATAGGTGTTTGAGAATAAGATTTATCACATTAACTTTAAcgtttgtaaatattcataaatctgtcaatttaatttcattttgaagtttgCAATTGTTCATTCTGATGTTATTTAAACTTATCAATCAgcaagaaatattcatttttgttaaTATACAATTGCAGCTCTGACAGTCAggggtgcagattcaagattggatgttctaaatgaaattaagaCAGAAATATTTTCTGTGAGGAATGTATAAGACTCAGCATCATCATTATGACAACACAGTTGTGGGTCATTAAAATTTAAGTGGATCGAACATGGCTGGAACTTGTTTAAAGATTGTTCAACTGGAATGTGTCCACTGAGAAAACCACAGAGGCTGAAACTGTTGGAGAATATCTGACAACCTGTTTTTGAATTTCTCATCCCCTTTCATGGAAGGAACTGTACTCAACTGAACAATGCAACTGTACATGTCCATAGTTTACAGAGAAATACTGATATACAtgcaaaaacaaatatagtgtgttagtcattgtttacaaactCGTTTTTAGataaagcttgaaaatatgattgaagattgtgtaatttattttCTGGACTGACTGAGAGCTTCACAGATTGCAATTTAAAACGTACAATTTTAATCTAATAGAAAACAATCAGGATAAGTCTGACAGAAACAGGACAACTTtaaattgatattcttaatataACCAAGATAGACACaaaatttgcttttaaaaacaaaataataccccacccccaccccgaaTTGGAAGTTGGGCAGTATTTTTTGTAATGCATGCATCTTATAAGtcattcatctacatgtatgacacATAAACccatattataattttgatacaaaaccAAAACCTGTTTTTAACAATAGCAATCCCCCAACCCTGTAAATTGTGttgttataaacaatgaatGTTTTGGGAATTTTAATGGGAATTGATTTTGCATTGCAAATCTTTTTTAATGCCATCATCACAGAATCTGGTATTCatggaaatgaatgaaattatttgcaaCAAAGTAATTAGAAAAGTGCACTTATGAACTTATGGAGAAAGTACTGACACAAGCCAAAAGGCCATCCATAttcagttgttgttttttcccccACTAAAGTTGGATTAATCgagaaataaagaaatgaaatgaaagggtATATTAATGATTGGGTATGCATTCTTTTCCCAACATTTTCTTGACACTGATATTTATCAGCTAcccacatacatatgtacta
Coding sequences:
- the LOC125658622 gene encoding uncharacterized protein LOC125658622 produces the protein MGDVSVRKCPLHGTHHSLNKCRAFRHKSLDERRKFLKEKNICFKCCDSHSHKRRDCTAQVKCEDCDSTNHPSALHVFVRNTRNHGGEMRNDGRRNDGETQHNSVGSMCTQICGGQFNGKSCSKTLLVKVFPTEDPRQAITMYAVIDDQSNRSLVSPIFFDLFRLQADSTVYTLSSCGGTIRTTGRKASGFVVESLDGSCSLDLPTLIECENVPNVREEIPTPDVAQHYSHLRNISSFIPSLDPKAEILLLLGRDIVEAHHVVDQRIGGRNQPYGQKLRLGWTIIGETCLGKTHVPRSINMYKTHILGSGRASMMPPCTNEFKIREEINHVPYGVNSTDALTCESDNFGKDVFRRTKDDEKPGLSVDDYQFLNIMDDGFQRDANGNWIAPLPFRHPRPRLPNNRSVALRRAKLLEASLRRNPLKQEHFLTFMEGILRNGHAELAPQLSHDEECWFLPIFGVYHPKKPDQVRGVFDSSAKHEGFSLNDVLLSGPDLTNSLLGVLMRFRREPVAVMADVQQMFYCFKVNENHRNFLRFFWFKDNNPNNPMVEYRMTVHVFGNRPSPAVGTYGIRRTALNAKTEFGQDVRDFVMDNFYVDDGLMSLPTASESTSLIRRTQKALLVEGNMRLHKISSNSEEVLGSFPTEDLAKDMKDLEFGKDLLPMQRSLGLNWNLDDDIFFFEVTSKNTACSRRGILSCVNSIFDPLGFLAPVVIEGKNILRTLVQSTIDWDTPLSLDQIEVWERWKNPLVHLGNLKIPRTYAPMSLENCVHRSVHVFCDASEMTIAAVGYIKMASHNNDQVGFVLEKSKLAPTHGHLIPRLELCAAILAVEVGCSIADHLLLPIEEFNFYSDSKVVLEYIFNTTRRFYTYVTNRVSFIRKMTKPKQWKIVSTEYNPADQATRALPSHQLKDSAWLNGPPHLAKHDQKDVREFTMVDPDADKEVRTTVTCFKSNTNTKTLGSHYFPKFSTWKSLVRTFVLLRHIAKSIARRTDCRGWHYCSESNTVENFQKEEKFIIKTVQREYYPEEVCHLTQKKPLPPSSSLLSLDVFLDSDGILRVGGRLNKSGMPRQEVNPILISGKHHLGILLVRHFHNIAKHQGKNITSATIRIAGFWITGCKRLVSSVLYKCVKCRKLCGKFAYQKMADLPPDRLEPGPPFTYIGIDTFGPWEVVTRRTRGGVANSKRWGILFTCLVCRGVHVEVVEEMTSSSFVNAFKRFVAIRGNVKQVRSDRGTNFVGATDSLMIDAVNVEDGPVKNYLFNSGTVWLFNPPHSSHFGGVWERLIGVTRRVFDSMMMDIPKGGLIHEVLTTFLAEACAIVNNRPLVSVSSDPEDPTPLSPSLILTHKPDATVTNVPV